The Salvia miltiorrhiza cultivar Shanhuang (shh) chromosome 2, IMPLAD_Smil_shh, whole genome shotgun sequence DNA window GATTCTTTTCTCATTCGTTCATCATGTTAACGTGAAGTCGTTAATGCCGTTGGAATGAAATAATAGTTGTTTCATttataatttcgaaaaaaaaattatttttgctGCGTTTTTCGATCCGATCCCAACAGCGCACAGAATCCCAACCCTCACGAATCTCTCCATCACTCCCTTGGGCCCTTCCTCCCTTATAAACTCATGGAAAACTTCCTCCACCTTATCGCTCTTCACGAGCTCCCACGCCCAATCCGTGATCAAGATTTTGGAGCTCTGCGAGGGGTTCAGCACCCTCCGGCCGCTCATGATCTCGAGAACGACCACCCCGAAGCTGTATACGTCGCTTTTCTCTGTCAGCTGCCCGTACAGAGCATACTCTGGCGCTAGGTAGCCGTGAGTTCCCGCAACCCTGGTGGCGAGATGGGATTGGCCTTGTGTGTTCTGCTTGGCTAGCCCGAAATCCGCAACTCTGGCCTTCATCTCCGCGTCGAGGAGAATGTTTGTGGCCTTTATATCGCGGTGGTAGATGGCGGGCTTGATCCCGTGATGCAGGTAGGCCAGCGCTTTGGCTATGTCGAGGATTATGTTCTTGCGCTGGGGCCAAGATAGCTGCTGATGGTGATCGTTGGAAGTGAAGATGTGATCGTTCAAGCTGTCGTTTGGCATGAAGTCGTAGACGAGGAAGCGCCTCCTGCCGTGGAATCTGTCGCTGGCGGCGCAGAATCCTCTCAGAGGGAGGAGGTTCCTGTGGCGGATCCTGCTTATGATGAGCGCCTCGTTGGTGAAATCGTCGTCCGTTTCTGTGGAATTTGAATCCAGAATCTGCTTCACTGCGATGTGTGTGTTTTCGGGGAGGGTTCCTCTGTAGACAACTCCGAAGCCGCCCTGTCCGATCAAATTCTTGTCTGAGAATCCATCGGTGGCTCTCTCCAGCTCTCGGAGATGGAAAAACCTAGCTCCGATGTTGGGTTGCATGGATTTCACAGACGTCACGTAGCTTTCATGGATGGAATCATGTTTCCTCTTCCTCTCCCACTTTGTGTAGAGCAGGAAGAGGATGACGAAGCCGGAAACCCCCACTAGACCCCCTACGAACCCGAAAACAAATCTTCCAATTCTGTGGTTTAATCTTGGACGTCTGGACAGGGGCAGGCCGAATATGCAGGCGGCGGATCTCACGTCTTCAGGGCCCAAGTCGTTGGCGATGGCGGCGGCGTAGAGCACTGCGAAGAAGAAGCATTTGGTGGAGTTGGGATGCGAGGAGACGAGGTAGGAGTTGACCCTGAGGCCAGCGTCGACGCACATGCTGCAGCGGGTGAGGCCGGTGAGGTCGCCGTTGCAGGCTGACTCGAGAGGGAGGGAGGCGGGGGCGGCCGTGTCGATCCAGTCCTGTACGGTGGCGATGCCGGCGCAGGAGGCGTTGTTGACGAACTCGGCGGTGTCGTTGAAGCAGATGGGGAGTGGGGATGTGATTATGGACATGGATGCGATTTTGGCTTCGAATTGGGCTATGCAGGCGGAGGAGGTGTTGAGGTTGGGGAGGTAGAAGGTGGAGGTGCGGTTGAGGTGTTGGGCGAGGCCGACGCCGAAGAGGCTGCGGAGAGTCTGGCAGCAGCCGGGTGATTGTAGGGGCCGCCGGCAGAGGGAGGCGTCCCACGGCAAGGTTCCCACGTAGTCGAAATTGATGGGGCATGAGGCTGAATCTGCTGCTGCTtcattgatgatgaagatgaacaAGGAGAAGAAGAGAATGCTCATTTTGTTTTTCTGGTCGGGGAAAGAAAAGTAAAGCATTTTGCATGCTtcttaatcttaatttaattaataggaTTAGTGTTGGGTCAGCATCAAATTTGGCTGCTGCAGGTGGTTCAAGTGCACGTTTTGGGATTAAAGAGTTCAAATTTGAAATGTAGATGTGTCAACTGTTTAAGCTCAACTTTCCTGTATGATTTGTTGGTTCAACGGTCAAAACCGAGAAAGGTCAAACCAACCGACCCTTCACGTTTATAATCATTTGGTTAAAAGGGTACTTCAATTCAAACTCCAAATGTGGGGCTTCCTTATTGTTTTATATTGCACCAAATTTCCTGCCTTTTATTGGCAGGCATAAGAGATCAAAAATCTAAACACTAGCTTATAGTCATAGACTCATAGCATTATTTTACCCATTAAAGAAAAGAACATTGATCACATGTGATGTATTGAAATATACAAGAATTAAACATTCATTTTAAGAGAGAGATTATAGAGAGAAATCGATAGACTtgtatttcaaataataataagaaatgtCACGTAACCGAATAAAGCTACTACTCAAAATATTCAGATTGGTTAGGCTATTTTAGTAAATTAGATCTTAGTTCaaactccattatttttttttcttttcttttttttgccGAAACTTCGACGTAGCGGCTCCGCGGGAAAAAAACAACCCAGATGCAGCAAGTCAAGGATCCGCCGCTGCCGCCCGCTGTGGAGCTAGGAGGCGGAGCCGCCGGAGTGCCCGGTATGTCTGCAACTCTTCGACGCTGTGACGGCCATCCCGCGCGTCCTGAGCAGCCTGCGAAGCCTGCCTGAAGCTGCGGCCATATTTTCTTACTCTTATTTCTATCACCGTAGAATTTTTCTCCAATCAATTATAGTCATAATTTCAAGCTTGtggttttaaatatattttcaaatcaGTTTTATCTCCattaaatgtttaaattttccaTTGTAGATTTTAATAACTACAAACcaaatcttaaaaaaataattaagttatattttatctataaaaatcaatatatttttaaaataaaattacatctTAACATAATTAATCGATTAAGATTTGTTAAAATGTTAAATGTATCAacatttttttaagaattaaatgTATCAACATTTAAAgggttattttctttttcttaaaaaaaactgaattatattgAGTGTGAGAACcataatttaagtattttagAAAATCAATTATTCGTATGAATCAAATCAATTATattgttaatattttttgttcaattttttattaaagtGGTAATTTGTATGAACCGATCAATGATTTGATTCTGAAAATAATCTATACTAcggaaaataatttttaagagGAAACCACGGAAATAtgttatttcaaatttcaatgaATAATATCCGTAAGCCAGGCGGGGAAACCTTGCTTTCAGATCATTACACCATCAGAccaatttatactatattagaAAGACagttttcatttttaaattgatttcaaattgaaatcaatttgaaattgatttgaatgacaattttaaaaataaatgtaatataaaggttataaataaattagaatacACTCACACCCCACTAATTCACCATCATTCAGGCATGAACTAATTCAACACCATTAAATTGAAATTACCCAATTCACTATATACGGTCAAACAAccaaataaattatgttatgcaaacatttcaaaaaaattatgtcaGGCAAAATAaaccaaaattaaaataaatgtccACCAATTTCTCAATTCAATACAAAATCAATATTCAATAACatattaaaaagataatttttaatttaaaattaattttaaagtaatttggatggcaattttgtaaattataaaaaaattgtagtaataatttataaaaaaaatcaaataactaCGTTAATCAAATTAACCGTTCATTATTGACTAGGTAACCATCGTCTTTTTTTTGTAGGGACCAATATTAATCTTCCATTTTACATATTGCTATGTAAAGATATTATAATAAGgcaataattataaaattaaatatgggTAAATGTTTAATAGATTTAATAGTTGGTTtgaatatatatactccctccgtccaccaattcaaggcctacttgtctttttggtccgtccacaaaaacaagacttacctatttttggtaagtttttattcattatttaatcaaaaaagtcaaagattctttacaaaaaagtgggactctttctccactcaactaataaaaatacactttttcttaaaaagtgggaccttttctccactcaactaataaaaatacattttttcttaaaatccgtgtttttTCATAgaggcctttaattggtggacggagggagtatatatatatatatatatatatatatatatatatatatatagggttgcattcAATGACAACCATTGCCTTAGATGGAGAATAAAGACCAATCCTTGTGCATTGATCTCAATAATATCAACGATCAAGATTTCTTTCGAATTGATTgttttaatgaatttaaatattatttgttTGGTTTTAATGAACCGAGAAGGGTAAAAAGGTGAACTCATAGTTCACAGAACTTCAGCCGTTCCACAAATCCCGTGAATCACGCCATTGCCTTTCgtaaaaatattgtttgttacgCTATACTGgcaatgatattttttattttaagcattaTTTTCACAGAATATagatttgaagatttgatcgcCCTGGTGATTCGTCATCGTCTCAATCGACTGTGAGTTCTGCATTTTTTTTCGATTGAAATATAAACCGTTCATGGATAAAACTTTGCAATAGATTTCCTATCAAGCTACTAGTTATTATGCTGGTTGGGTTTTACGCAAATTTGACCTTTTTTGGTGTTGTGGAGAACAAAGATTCTTATTCGATGAACTGCTTGTATCTGATATTCTTTATTGTTCTGTTTTAAAGAACTTTTTGTTATATATCATGAACCAATATTCGAACAATCACTGATCATGAATGCATGCAAtacatttattaaataatttcgTTTGTTGGCATTCtaaattttattaatgtatGTTAGTGATGGAGTTGGAGCATGGCAATGATTTTGTCGTT harbors:
- the LOC131009592 gene encoding probable receptor-like protein kinase At1g11050 codes for the protein MSILFFSLFIFIINEAAADSASCPINFDYVGTLPWDASLCRRPLQSPGCCQTLRSLFGVGLAQHLNRTSTFYLPNLNTSSACIAQFEAKIASMSIITSPLPICFNDTAEFVNNASCAGIATVQDWIDTAAPASLPLESACNGDLTGLTRCSMCVDAGLRVNSYLVSSHPNSTKCFFFAVLYAAAIANDLGPEDVRSAACIFGLPLSRRPRLNHRIGRFVFGFVGGLVGVSGFVILFLLYTKWERKRKHDSIHESYVTSVKSMQPNIGARFFHLRELERATDGFSDKNLIGQGGFGVVYRGTLPENTHIAVKQILDSNSTETDDDFTNEALIISRIRHRNLLPLRGFCAASDRFHGRRRFLVYDFMPNDSLNDHIFTSNDHHQQLSWPQRKNIILDIAKALAYLHHGIKPAIYHRDIKATNILLDAEMKARVADFGLAKQNTQGQSHLATRVAGTHGYLAPEYALYGQLTEKSDVYSFGVVVLEIMSGRRVLNPSQSSKILITDWAWELVKSDKVEEVFHEFIREEGPKGVMERFVRVGILCAVGIGSKNAAKIIFFSKL